A region from the Lolium perenne isolate Kyuss_39 chromosome 4, Kyuss_2.0, whole genome shotgun sequence genome encodes:
- the LOC127349076 gene encoding uncharacterized protein gives MREDDIERLVFERQNAEDGDLATKRWTPDLVDPADQAGDHAGDDDLPQAPDLGGQGEHNPPPSPEHQEEEEPATSGTGPIPAVPLRTRPPSATATSAPKGTKRAGSTAAAESRAKKQRRHQPKKVPEQAGAPIKFAQGGGSRQAPRVVSPLPRQRREQTPQPSSRAPTPPPPATGASSFAVPLASAPDRGTRVEPTRQPTLDDMFPRRTPLLDPAAGAGRGMPPSAGAGAGGAAPRTGAGRAAPPAAGAGSRPTVVELDESPEATPPPQPTRDEPARTEGADSRALVRTEGAAGPSEGLHVAKGARLVAVPSASDSSFGSAGTMERAWHQANSCEVLSREGQPGTAPMKMLFSGYRASLKTKAAETLAQLATLEDAEKTVEERRTFLYNQVVTSYHKAKIERAGLARELEAVKVEAAKVPQLESDLRAARAQCAESEEAGRSAAAKLKLAEQELTRLRLLEKNHITELNSLRTAEKEKVDDLSRRLSEVEKQRLVLQEEVTAKSTELTATAKRWTDDFSALDRGLAAAFPETQEAALAAVGVARDSRRRETGEGSSEYFSMEDHLASMAARIEPVTKLGWELRKAAEELVPMLWPGEAAPQDISGLISSMERAPDRFLDWKESATRAGADMALSFVLSWYNEVDLGQLEFRRAGVEDKLPAELKAARLARASTIAGFVDKALFVADPNPPPSDEEYMDDEEAEDVPEDDPAAGSTDAPPA, from the exons atgcgggaggacgacatcgagcgcctg gtttttgagcgccagaacgccgaggacggcgacctggcgacgaagaggtggacgccggatctcgtcgatccggctgaccaagccggcgaccatgccggcgacgacgacctgccgcaggcgcctgatctaggcggccagggggagcacaatccgcccccttcaccagagcaccaggaggaggaggagccggcgacgtccggcacggggccaatccccgccgtgcctctgcgcacgaggccgccaagcgccacggcgacttcggcgcccaagggcacgaagagagccggctccaccgccgccgcggagtcgagggcgaagaaacagcgccggcatcagccgaagaaggtcccggagcaagccgg ggcccctatcaagtttgcccagggcggcggctcccggcaagctccgcgcgttgtgtcgccgcttccgcgccagaggagggagcagacgccgcagccttcctcgcgcgcacctacgccgccgccgcctgcgacaggggcttcttcctttgccgtgccgctggcctccgcgccagatcgcggcacgcgggtcgagccaacgcggcagccgacgctggacgacatgttcccgcgccggacgcctcttctggacccagccgctggggccgggcggggcatgccgccttcggccggggccggagccggcggggctgctccTAGGACTGGCGctggcagggccgcgccgcctgcggccggagcaggcagcaggcccaccgtggtggagTTGGACGAGAGTCCGGAGG cgacgccgccgccgcagccgacgagggacgagccggcgcgcacggagggcgccgactcgcgcgcgctggtgaggacggagggcgcagcgggcccgtctgagggccttcatgtggccaagggtgcccggctggtggctgtgccgtccgcctccgactccagcttcggctcggcaggaaccatggagagggcatggcatcaggcgaactcctgcgaggtactcagccgggaggggcagcctggcacggcgcccatgaagatgcttttctccggctatcgggccagcctcaagaccaaggccgccgagacccttgcccagctggcgacgctggaggatgctgagaag acggttgaggagcggcgcaccttcttgtacaaccaggtggtgaccagctaccacaaggctaagatcgagcgagccggcttggctcgcgagctggaggctgtcaagg ttgaggccgccaaggtcccgcagctggagtcggatctccgagccgctcgcgcgcagtgcgccgagagcgaggaggcgggccgatctgccgcagccaagctcaagctggctgagcaggagctgacacggctgcgcctgctggagaagaaccacatcaccgagctcaactccctcaggacggcggagaaggagaaggtggatgatctgagccggcggctgtcggaggtggagaagcagcggcttgtgctgcaggaggaggtcaccgccaagtccacggagctgacggctaccgccaagcgttggaccgacgatttcagcgcgcttgatcgcggcttggcgg cggccttcccggagacgcaggaggcggctttggcagccgttggcgtcgcgcgcgattccaggaggcgggaaaccggcgagggcagctcggagtacttctccatggaggaccatctggcgtccatggctgcccgcatcgagcccgtcaccaagctcggctgggagctgcggaaggcggccgaagagctggtgcccatgctgtggcctggggaggcggcgccgcaagacatctccggcctcatctcttcgatggagcgggcgccggaccgcttcctcgactggaaggagtcggccacgcgcgccggcgccgacatggcgctgtccttcgtcctctcctggtacaacgaggtggacctggggcagcttgagttccggcgagccggcgtggaggacaagctcccggctgagctcaaggccgcccgccttgctcgagccagcaccatcgccggcttcgtcgacaaggccctcttcgtcgcggacccgaaccctcctccatccgatgaagaatacatggatgatgaggaggcggaagacgtgcctgaggacgacccggccgccggctccactgatgcccctccggcttag